In Naumovozyma castellii chromosome 1, complete genome, one DNA window encodes the following:
- the PST2 gene encoding flavodoxin-like fold family protein (ancestral locus Anc_3.261): protein MPKVAIIIYTLYGHTSQLAEAEKRGVEAAGGSADIYQVAETLTPDVFKALGGAPKPDYPIATAETLTEYDTFLFGIPTRFGNFPAQWKAFWDRTGGLWAKGSLHGKVAGCFVSTGTGGGNEATIMNSLSTLAHHGIIYVPLGYKNVFPELTNLEEVHGGSPWGAGTIAGADGSRSPSELELKVHEIQGKTFYETVQKF from the coding sequence ATGCCAAAGGTCGCCATTATTATCTACACACTATACGGACACACTTCCCAATTAGCTGAAGCTGAAAAGAGAGGTGTCGAAGCAGCCGGTGGGTCCGCTGACATTTACCAAGTCGCTGAAACTTTGACTCCAGATGTTTTCAAGGCTCTAGGTGGTGCTCCAAAGCCAGACTACCCAATTGCCACTGCTGAAACATTGACCGAGTACGACACCTTCTTATTCGGTATTCCAACCAGATTCGGTAACTTCCCTGCTCAATGGAAGGCTTTCTGGGATAGAACTGGTGGTCTATGGGCCAAGGGTTCCCTACACGGTAAGGTTGCAGGTTGCTTCGTCTCTACCGGTACCGGTGGTGGTAACGAAGCCACTATTATGAACTCCTTGTCCACTTTGGCTCATCACGGTATCATCTACGTCCCATTGGGTTACAAGAATGTTTTCCCAGAATTGACCAACTTAGAAGAAGTCCACGGTGGTTCTCCATGGGGGGCTGGTACCATTGCTGGTGCCGATGGGTCTAGATCTCCAAgtgaattggaattgaagGTACATGAAATTCAAGGTAAGACCTTTTACGAGACTgttcaaaaattttaa
- the NCAS0A10520 gene encoding uncharacterized protein, whose amino-acid sequence MESTREPNLYQCNLCHKTIVYNESFENYNPRILDRHLKFSCTKAPPVLNGDISSQSALMHLAKERQKSFKNLSYLNYIPSEFDLAVSFTSKLNLPLTWIENEDITGIFKYVLNSLDNKQTYCENYQKKFNKKSLVNAIINKTEDIRYFWQAEFATSNFILMQQTFAKKENLLSTIIERIQKLDSVVFPFLILDNWSNHKMNNYLGMMITIYNKATQKLCPFLLKIPRCESHTASTTYNQIQELLDDFPGLSNLLVGMTSDNASNMLRLSKDLELGELFGNVYLSHVPCLSHSTNLMNSCLIQPSSIEENNENSEENEPGDEEEPEDHMILINSFDLKNYIDSKLLEKFDHECMLNPDGTQGITYEDDVFFEYLRGQELDKEIISLLTGHQLLQKNNQLAAEIKMSMHKRKIYDANCARMGRSRRGEGLRLKSFCRTRWMSAVETFKRLLFLKPVILSISTSSEFETKFTHEEFNIVKDILSLLEPFATLCETLSSDRCTVKYALPLLVRCKCTMKTNSVDYLSNDDNNFSHLAHMTQFMQKMDKYVAKYKNNDICLISSFLTISFDDHPIWTQIFPGKGQDGSKGEFIRSKIAKMITKMLLPLLNISFYNSEDEDTCSEGEADSSFIDSFVHNSSKDSKNSFDDTTENIANNNFDFCSIENDLCDLVLSELKDFRLEAQKQVSLCFAQNKLKMDPSLCGRSFNNICKTLFDADLYFWSQFGDKFPILSLVNNVLKNIPASSIHIERFFSMASRIADKRKTDLSDKMFSSLCILKSFGLKVDFTKVNIHKSSVFQAMEYSEDLKQSNM is encoded by the coding sequence ATGGAATCGACAAGAGAGCCCAATCTTTATCAATGTAATTTGTGTCACAAAACAATAGTCTACAACGAGAGTTTTGAAAACTATAATCCAAGAATATTGGACAGACACTTAAAGTTTTCATGTACAAAAGCTCCACCGGTTCTTAATGGAGATATCAGCAGCCAATCTGCATTGATGCACTTGGCCAAAGAAAGACAAAAAAGCTTCAAGAATCTTTCTTACCTTAATTATATTCCTTCAGAATTTGACCTTGCCGTATCTTTTACATCTAAATTGAATTTACCTCTTACATGGATTGAGAACGAAGATATTACTGgcattttcaaatatgtACTTAATTCTTTGGACAATAAACAAACATATTGCGAGAACTatcaaaagaaattcaataaaaaaAGCTTAGTTAATGCGATAATTAATAAGACTGAGGACATCCGGTATTTTTGGCAAGCTGAGTTTGCAACGtctaattttattttgatgCAGCAAACTTTTgccaagaaagaaaatcttCTTTCTACTATAATAGAAAGAATCCAAAAACTAGATTCAGTCgtatttccatttttgatACTGGATAATTGGTCAAACCACAAGATGAATAATTACCTAGGAATGATGATAACCATTTATAATAAAGCTACGCAAAAACTTTGCCCTTTTTTACTAAAAATACCTAGGTGCGAATCTCATACAGCTTCTACTACGTAcaatcaaattcaagagCTTTTGGATGACTTCCCAGGTTTAAGTAATTTACTAGTTGGTATGACCTCTGATAATGCATCCAATATGTTAAGACTGTCTAAAGACCTGGAGTTAGGTGAACTGTTTGGAAATGTGTACTTAAGTCACGTTCCTTGTCTTTCGCATAGTACAAATCTTATGAATTCGTGTCTAATACAACCAAGCAGCATTgaggaaaataatgaaaattccGAGGAAAACGAACCTGGAGACGAAGAGGAGCCAGAAGATCACATGATTCtaattaattcttttgaCCTAAAAAATTACATTGATTCGAAACTGCTAGAAAAATTTGACCACGAATGCATGTTAAATCCTGATGGTACCCAAGGTATTACATATGAAGATGATgttttttttgaatatttacGAGGACAAGAACtagataaagaaattatcagCTTACTCACTGGGCATCAGCTTctacaaaaaaataatcaattagCTGCTGAAATTAAAATGAGCATGCACAAGAGGAAAATTTATGATGCCAATTGTGCCCGTATGGGAAGGAGTAGAAGAGGCGAAGGGCTCAGGTTAAAATCATTTTGTCGAACCAGATGGATGTCTGCTGTTGAAACGTTTAAACGACTCCTCTTCTTAAAACCTGTTATACTTTCCATAAGTACTTCGTCTGAATTTGAAACGAAATTTACacatgaagaatttaacaTCGTTAAAGATATCTTATCCCTCTTAGAGCCCTTCGCAACTCTTTGCGAAACACTTTCCAGTGACAGATGTACTGTTAAGTATGCCCTCCCTCTTCTTGTCCGATGCAAGTGCACTATGAAGACTAACAGCGTGGATTATTTATCAAAcgatgataataatttttcccACTTGGCACACATGACTCAATTCATGCAGAAAATGGATAAGTACGTTGCTAAGTacaaaaataatgatatttgtTTAATATCCTCGTTTTTAACAATTAGTTTTGACGATCACCCAATATGGACACAAATTTTTCCTGGTAAAGGGCAAGATGGTTCTAAAGGAGAGTTCATTCGGTCGAAGATTGCTAAGATGATTACCAAGATGCTGCTTCCTTTACTGAATATTTCATTCTACAAttcagaagatgaagatacTTGTTCGGAAGGGGAGGCTGATAGTAGCTTTATCGATTCATTTGTTCATAATTCGAGCAAGGATtctaaaaattcttttgatGACACTACAGAGAATATAGCCAACAacaattttgatttttgCTCAATTGAAAACGATTTATGCGATTTAGTTTTATCAGAGCTTAAAGATTTCAGATTAGAGGCTCAAAAACAAGTTTCGTTATGCTTTGCACAAAACAAGCTGAAAATGGATCCAAGCCTATGCGGGAGaagtttcaataatatttgCAAAACATTATTCGATGCAGACCTTTATTTTTGGTCCCAGTTTGGAGATAAATTCCCAATTCTCTCTTTGGTTAATAATGTGCTCAAGAATATACCTGCTTCCTCTATtcatattgaaagatttttcAGTATGGCAAGTAGGATTGCagataaaagaaaaactgACCTATCAGATAAAATGTTTTCCAGTTTATGCATCTTGAAATCATTTGGCTTGAAAGTTGATTTTACAAAAGTGAACATACACAAGTCCAGTGTTTTCCAGGCAATGGAATACTCAGAAGATCTCAAACAAAGCAATATGTAA
- the NCAS0A10530 gene encoding opsin family protein (ancestral locus Anc_3.263) has translation MSEFIDLAKRAGNEAIKLNPPTGVDFHLTARGSDWLWTVFCVNTFFFIILILLMFRKPVNERIVYYTAIAPTGFMAITYFTMASNLGWTKTQAKYNHVKTSTQTVHPGIRQVFYSREVGWFLAFPWPIIQASLLGNTPWLHIAFNVAMTEFFVVCFLIAGLVHSTYKWGYYTFGIAAIIVTSISIMTTTRNLVRNKGIKDLFFVFNCFYGLIMFFWLVYPIAFGLSEGGNVLQPDSEHIFYGILDFLTLLVMPMLFLPIVSYIGIDNLGFNVKAEPEVHADAHEIPHAPRASPPAGKPVKAKKAKKSKKAKKSKK, from the coding sequence atgtCCGAATTTATCGACCTTGCTAAAAGAGCTGGGAACGAAGCTATTAAGCTAAATCCACCAACTGGTGTTGATTTCCATTTAACCGCCCGTGGTTCTGATTGGTTATGGACCGTCTTCTGTGTTAAcacatttttcttcataatATTAATCCTTTTGATGTTTAGAAAACCTGTCAATGAGAGAATAGTATACTATACCGCAATTGCCCCAACTGGGTTCATGGCAATTACTTATTTCACAATGGCTTCCAATTTAGGTTGGACTAAAACTCAAGCCAAATACAATCATGTCAAGACAAGCACTCAAACCGTTCACCCAGGTATTAGACAAGTCTTTTACAGTAGAGAAGTTGGTTGGTTCTTAGCTTTCCCATGGCCAATTATTCAAGCTTCTTTGCTAGGTAACACTCCATGGTTACACATTGCCTTCAACGTTGCTATGACTGAATTCTTCGTCGTCTGTTTCTTAATTGCCGGTTTGGTCCACTCCACATACAAATGGGGTTACTACACTTTCGGTATTGCCGCTATTATCGTCACTTCTATCAGTATCATGACTACTACTAGAAACTTGGTTAGAAACAAGGGTATCAAGGATCTATTCTTTGTGTTCAATTGTTTCTACGGTCTAATTATGTTCTTCTGGTTAGTCTACCCAATTGCCTTTGGTTTAAGTGAAGGTGGTAACGTTTTGCAACCAGATTCTGAACATATTTTCTACGGTATTCTAGATTTCCTAACATTATTGGTCATGCCAATGTTATTCCttccaattgtttcttACATTGGTATCGATAACCTTGGTTTCAATGTTAAGGCTGAACCAGAAGTTCATGCTGATGCCCATGAAATCCCACATGCTCCAAGGGCTTCTCCTCCTGCAGGTAAGCCAGTGAAGGCTAAGAAGGCtaagaaatcaaagaagGCTAAGAAGAGTAAGAAATAA
- the PRP6 gene encoding U4/U6-U5 snRNP complex subunit PRP6 (ancestral locus Anc_3.265) codes for MSNRPAFLDQSPPLGYIAGVGRGATGFATRGGNPSNGRIPIRLQQKQKNQSLADENKADESDEEAEDIFSAIEQKLSSRNKRKTGAKNKMHKEQKDPIADIPNQFSDLKRSLTKVTADQWLNIPEATDTTRYNKRTRMEEQQNRKTYAAPDALISQAVNLTKLTEEREKLLGRKLDEGFMEVNNKTEAEQNALLNELEVLMEGDIGEDARPNEDTKRTRMILQSYRKSEPKRPDGWIASARLEERIRNFKQARSIIEEGCNICPRSDELWLENIRLNSSNIQHCKVLIATAIRFNSKSESLWLKAVELESETFNKYRVVRKALQAIPYNEKLWQMACNLEQSKTEALKILERAVAFVPKSKDLWTTLIKSQDYPEASKSLEKAKCYLPKELSLLILTVQIEEKFNRDISVKALIGIIDKALNAGEMNSIKVSLPEWLDEAELIESTQNYPKSMEAIVTVAMKQSPSGSMEYLKDIEKRTNSLTKVTSYRILLQDSPTNFRLWKALRTVCESINRFEELIKTFQHILFNDRDNYATLKANPHLCLMYAKEVWKYDDNIEEAQMILNKSLEIVPGCLDIWLAKTKLVILSKRYEDAEKLFQTILEKYSVGSETMERVYYKYVSFLLFSGRNQTAIEILSNKCLPMFPTKHKFYLQLGQIYHELGQFDKCKEVYNMGLKNIPDCVLLWVSLSKLEETDLNNPIKGRSDLDVALLKCKDHELLYIAKAQMEARLGNEEQAQLLISKGLQKNSKNAPLWVENIRLLNRKKASSKKTMFQDALRNTSNDYQVLLQIGISFYQEMQYTAALKWFERSVKKNPTYGDSWVWLIRSYKKLKKDFSLAYKNALQQEPVYGHEWISISKNPKTQYMSTGEILDVLTKQ; via the coding sequence ATGAGTAATAGGCCAGCTTTTCTAGATCAGAGCCCACCATTGGGTTATATAGCTGGTGTTGGTAGAGGTGCCACTGGATTTGCTACGAGAGGTGGTAATCCTTCAAATGGTAGAATTCCCATCAGATTACAgcaaaaacaaaagaatcaGAGCTTAGCCGATGAAAACAAAGCTGATGAAAGTGATGAGGAGGCAgaagatatattttctgctattgaacaaaaattaTCTAGCAGAAATAAGAGGAAAACGGGTGCCAAGAATAAAATGCATAAGGAACAGAAAGATCCAATTGCAGACattccaaatcaattttCTGATTTAAAAAGATCTCTTACTAAAGTCACTGCAGATCAATGGCTCAATATACCAGAGGCGACTGATACTACGCGATATAATAAAAGAACACGAATGGAGGAACAACAAAACCGGAAAACATACGCAGCTCCCGATGCTTTAATCTCCCAAGCAGTCAACTTGACAAAACTGACCGAAGAACGTGAAAAGTTACTAGGAAGAAAATTAGATGAAGGATTTATGGAGGtgaataataaaactgAAGCAGAACAAAATGCACTTCTGAATGAGTTGGAAGTGTTGATGGAGGGTGACATTGGAGAAGACGCCAGACCGAATGAGGACACAAAGAGAACAAGAATGATTTTACAATCGTATAGGAAATCAGAACCAAAGAGACCTGATGGTTGGATTGCAAGTGCCAGGTTAGAGGAACGTATACGGAATTTTAAACAAGCAAGAAgtattattgaagaaggttGCAATATTTGTCCTCGTAGCGACGAGCTCTGGCTCGAAAATATTCGTCTTAATTCATCCAATATTCAACATTGCAAGGTTCTAATTGCAACGGCAATTcgtttcaattcaaaatcagaaTCCCTCTGGCTTAAAGCTGTGGAGCTAGAAAGTGAGACCTTTAACAAATATAGAGTGGTAAGAAAGGCGTTACAGGCAATTCCTTATAACGAAAAATTATGGCAAATGGCTTGTAATCTCGAGCAGAGCAAGACGGAGGCTTTGAAGATTTTAGAACGTGCTGTAGCATTCGTTCCCAAGAGCAAAGATCTCTGGACTACGTTAATCAAATCACAAGACTACCCTGAAGCGAGCAAATCATTAGAAAAAGCAAAGTGTTATCTCCCCAAAGAATTATCTCTTTTGATTCTCACAGTTCAGATcgaagaaaaatttaatcGAGATATCTCTGTGAAGGCTTTGATAGGAATTATCGATAAGGCTTTAAACGCAGGGGAAATGAATTCTATCAAAGTATCATTACCTGAATGGTTAGATGAGGctgaattaattgaaagCACGCAGAATTATCCGAAATCAATGGAAGCAATTGTAACTGTGGCCATGAAACAATCACCTTCGGGATCTATGGagtatttgaaagatatcgagaaaagaacaaattcattgaCCAAGGTAACTTCTTACAGGATACTTTTACAAGACTCTCCTACAAACTTCAGACTATGGAAAGCATTACGAACTGTTTGTGAATCAATCAACCgctttgaagaattgatcAAAACATTTCAACATATTCTATTCAATGATAGAGACAATTATGCTACATTGAAAGCTAATCCACATCTGTGCTTAATGTATGCAAAAGAGGTTTGGaaatatgatgataatattgaagaagcaCAAATGATTCTCAATAAATCATTAGAAATTGTTCCAGGTTGTCTTGATATTTGGCTGGCCAAAACCAAATTAGTGATCTTATCCAAAAGATATGAAGATGCGgaaaaattgtttcaaaCAATTTTAGAAAAATATTCGGTTGGCAGTGAAACAATGGAACGGGTATATTATAAATACGTTAGCTTCCTACTCTTTTCTGGACGAAACCAGACAGCTATCGAAATTTTGAGTAATAAATGTTTGCCAATGTTCCCGACTAAACATAAATTTTATCTACAGTTAGGCCAAATATATCACGAATTAGGCCAATTTGACAAATGTAAAGAAGTTTACAACATGGGActaaaaaatattccagaCTGTGTCCTATTATGGGTCTCATTGTCTAAGCTCGAGGAAACAGATTTGAATAACCCCATTAAAGGACGTTCTGATTTAGATGTGGCTTTACTGAAATGTAAAGACCATGAATTATTATACATTGCAAAGGCTCAAATGGAAGCAAGATTAGGCAATGAAGAACAGGCCCAATTATTAATCTCTAAAGGATTAcagaaaaattcaaaaaatgcTCCACTATGGgttgaaaatattagaCTTTTGAACAGGAAAAAGGCCtcttcaaagaaaacaatGTTTCAAGATGCTTTAAGAAACACCTCTAATGATTATCAGGTACTTTTAcaaattggaatttcatTTTATCAAGAGATGCAATATACTGCCGCTTTGAAGTGGTTTGAAAGATCAGTTAAAAAGAATCCTACATATGGAGATTCATGGGTCTGGCTGATTCGTAGCTAcaagaagttgaagaaagaCTTCTCATTGGCATATAAAAATGCTCTTCAACAGGAACCAGTATATGGGCACGAATGGATCTCAATCTCGAAGAATCCGAAGACACAATATATGAGCACCGGAGAAATCTTGGATGTTCTCACGAAACAGTGA
- the LYS14 gene encoding Lys14p (ancestral locus Anc_3.264), whose protein sequence is MVFNTIDLGDTNTPDDKEFQSILSPPGNYLSPASLDSNSSYSNGNKFTIGNSFERHTLSVPTAPASIINDRLQPFDYLYNNKLMAAIDNPEIKKEENSPNSETKSNSTNLPDSDTNAKKTNIVKRKYSRNGCAECKRRRMKCDETKPICWQCARLSRECVYIVKSGNKKRKSKSAGESAEKRCKKPMKEDSSSAEENKYTKEFVREQRMNSFDQRSLEVPNLIPASTMDGYDVNLLMQNLNDMVSMKLNDSFLLNEGLKDLDLPDLGIPDLLPSHNPPKSSVPISFLVNNSITFNTDITSIKLGGVHDTYLKVFYYDCLDSIAPFFQEQANPLRDILLSFARNESYLMSAILAVGASISHRKTGNIEDERNYCAYLSHCLSLLGEQFKNESNVINKIEPIILTVIMLAWDCIYTMNSQWRSHLKGVTDLFKKITVGNSSKVLNVAKCWFKVMETFASISTVLGGSVTDDSDLDLVFDPYNDQYVDSLKSLNIMTPLNEFNLLRGHKEDFDLVIKEVIKALSSIRSSEKAYFSEGEGIFTKNQDYLSWSTQESSEKSKTSLSYFKTQKILVEIDRQLEYEFIDKSGIIPPNSQSHPNNSHIEDNAIDIVTLRSGEQIAISWYDISHQTQVLSFLLIVLLKLLGIPKESITIQQVVQRIMSFFKFLDSDSPPQNLRTCYCNFAVLIAGLNAMDEKTRDIVRDYYKLNGSKFQRLTKHNLNRLEKVWYSKDGSYKLADQDVLTW, encoded by the coding sequence ATGGTGTTTAATACGATCGACTTAGGTGACACCAACACACCTGACGATAAGGAATTCCAATCAATACTTTCTCCACCAGGAAACTATCTCTCCCCCGCATCTCTAGATAGTAATTCCTCATACAGTAACGGTAATAAATTTACAATCGGTAATAGTTTCGAACGACACACGTTGAGCGTACCAACAGCACCTGCATCTATTATAAATGATAGGCTTCAGCCGTTTGACTATTTATACAACAATAAGCTAATGGCCGCCATTGATAATCCCGAAATTAAGAAGGAGGAGAATAGTCCCAACTCAGAGACTAAATCCAATTCAACCAATTTACCTGATTCTGACACCAATGCTAAGAAGACAAATATTGtaaagagaaaatattcGAGAAACGGGTGCGCAGAATGCAAGAGGAGGAGAATGAAATGTGATGAGACCAAACCTATATGCTGGCAATGTGCTAGGTTAAGCCGTGAATGTGTTTATATAGTCAAATCTggaaacaagaaaagaaagagtAAATCTGCCGGTGAATCTGCAGAAAAAAGATGTAAGAAACCAATGAAAGAAGATAGTTCATCAGCAGAAGAAAACAAGTATACAAAAGAGTTTGTTAGGGAACAAAGAATGAATTCGTTTGACCAACGGTCCCTTGAAGTACCCAACTTGATCCCTGCTAGTACCATGGATGGCTATGATGTCAATCTTCTGATGCAAAATCTCAATGATATGGTTAGTATGAAGTtaaatgattcatttttgTTAAACGAGGgtttgaaagatttggaTCTACCGGATCTTGGTATTCCTGATTTACTTCCATCGCATAACCCACCAAAAAGTTCTGTCCCAATATCGTTCCTTGTCAACAATTCAATCACATTTAACACAGATATAACCTCGATTAAACTTGGTGGTGTTCATGATACCTATCTGAAAGTTTTCTATTATGATTGTCTAGATTCAATTGCACCCTTTTTCCAAGAACAAGCAAACCCATTACGTGATATTTTACTTTCTTTTGCAAGAAACGAATCTTATCTAATGTCTGCAATATTAGCTGTGGGTGCATCTATATCTCATAGAAAAACGGGCAATATAGAGGATGAAAGGAATTATTGTGCATATTTATCCCACTGTCTAAGCCTACTTGGAGAgcaatttaaaaatgaatcCAATGTGatcaataaaattgaaCCTATTATATTAACAGTCATCATGTTAGCATGGGATTGTATTTATACAATGAATTCACAATGGCGGTCACATTTAAAAGGTGTTACAGATTTATTTAAGAAGATTACGGTTGGGAACTCATCGAAAGTTCTAAATGTAGCAAAATGTTGGTTTAAGGTGATGGAAACATTTGCCAGTATTAGTACAGTTTTAGGTGGGTCAGTGACGGATGATTCAGATCTTGACCTTGTGTTTGATCCATATAATGATCAATATGTTGATTCACTAAAATCTTTGAACATAATGACTCCACTAAAtgaattcaatttgttAAGAGGCCACAAGGAAGACTTTGATTTGGTTATCAAAGAAGTTATTAAAGCCTTAAGTTCCATTAGAAGTTCTGAGAAGGCCTATTTTTCTGAAGGAGAGGGTATTTTCACCAAGAACCAGGACTATCTTTCTTGGTCTACCCAAGAAAGCTCTGAAAAGTCAAAAACGTCTTTATCATACTTCAAGACACAAAAGATACTGGTGGAAATCGACAGACAGCTAGAATATGAGTTTATTGATAAGTCTGGTATAATTCCACCCAATAGTCAATCACATCCCAACAATAGTCACATAGAAGACAATGCGATAGACATAGTGACGTTAAGAAGTGGGGAACAGATCGCTATTAGTTGGTATGATATATCACATCAGACACAAGTACTCTCCTTTCTGCTCATTGTCTTATTAAAACTATTAGGTATACCGAAAGAATCAATTACCATTCAGCAGGTTGTTCAAAGGATTATGtctttttttaaattcttgGATAGTGATTCTCCACCTCAGAATTTAAGAACTTGCTATTGTAATTTTGCTGTATTAATTGCGGGGCTGAATGCTATGGACGAAAAAACGAGAGATATTGTCAGAGATTATTATAAATTGAATGGTAGCAAATTCCAAAGACTAACAAAACATAATCTTAATAGACTTGAAAAAGTTTGGTATAGTAAAGATGGCAGTTACAAGCTAGCTGATCAAGATGTGTTAACCTGGTAA
- the ARO3 gene encoding 3-deoxy-7-phosphoheptulonate synthase ARO3 (ancestral locus Anc_3.268): MFIKNDHAGDRTRLEDWRIKGYDPLTPPDLLQHEYPISERGHKIIVDAREAVCDILNGKDDRLVIVIGPCSIHDPKAAYEYADRLAKIAATLSKDLLIIMRAYLEKPRTTVGWKGLINDPDIDNSFQINKGLRISREMFTKLVEKLPIAGEMLDTISPQFLSDCFSLGAIGARTTESQLHRELASGLSFPIGFKNGTDGGLQVSIDAMRAAAHEHYFLSVTKPGVTAIVGTEGNKDTFVILRGGKHGTNFDAESVQITKKELKKTNLIDANDTQRRIMIDCSHGNSNKDYRNQPKVAQSIYDQLTAGENAICGVMIESNLVEGRQDVPPEGGRAGLKYGCSITDACIGWESTEDVLKQLAEGVRNRRAALSK; this comes from the coding sequence ATGTTTATTAAGAACGACCATGCCGGTGACAGAACTCGTCTAGAAGACTGGAGAATTAAGGGTTACGATCCATTAACCCCACctgatcttcttcaacatgAATATCCTATTTCTGAAAGGGGTCATAAGATTATTGTAGATGCAAGAGAAGCTGTCTGTGATATATTGAATGGTAAAGATGATCGTTTAGTTATTGTCATTGGTCCATGCTCTATTCATGATCCAAAAGCTGCTTACGAATATGCCGACAGATTAGCTAAAATTGCCGCCACTCTTTCAAAGGATCTTTTAATTATTATGAGAGCTTACTTGGAAAAGCCAAGAACTACTGTAGGGTGGAAGGGATTAATTAATGATCCAGATATTGATAACtctttccaaataaataagGGTTTGAGAATATCTAGGGAAATGTTTACAAAACTAGTAGAAAAATTACCAATTGCTGGGGAAATGTTGGATACTATTTCCCCACAATTCCTAAGTGATTGTTTCTCTCTAGGTGCCATTGGTGCAAGAACTACCGAATCCCAGCTACATAGGGAGTTGGCCTCTGGATTATCTTTCCCAATTGGGTTTAAAAATGGTACTGATGGTGGTTTACAAGTTTCCATTGATGCTATGAGAGCTGCTGCTCATGAACATTACTTTTTATCTGTTACCAAGCCAGGTGTCACAGCCATTGTTGGTACTGAAGGTAACAAGGATACCTTTGTAATTTTAAGAGGTGGTAAGCATGGTACTAATTTCGATGCTGAAAGTGTtcaaattacaaaaaaaGAACTAAAGAAAACCAACTTAATTGACGCTAATGATACTCAACGGAGAATTATGATCGATTGTTCTCATGGCAACAGTAATAAGGACTATAGAAATCAACCAAAAGTCGCCCAGAGTATTTATGATCAACTAACTGCCGGTGAAAATGCCATCTGTGGTGTTATGATCGAATCCAACTTAGTAGAAGGAAGACAAGATGTTCCACCAGAAGGTGGCCGTGCCGGTCTAAAATACGGTTGTTCTATTACTGATGCTTGTATTGGTTGGGAAAGTACTGAAGATGTCCTAAAACAGCTTGCTGAAGGTGTTAGAAACAGAAGAGCCGCTTTaagtaaataa
- the NCAS0A10570 gene encoding uncharacterized protein (ancestral locus Anc_3.269) gives MNTHFFQNNQQQSGAFQTIPSSQTTGISNFNKNVPMNMYQYQHNQVNPDAILGDISFNSNARGSKNDVLSIKETQLSSLQIEMDHLKSILKERVQEQQKSVDDPNSHELLNVTNHELLFTRLNSLLQDKEREIKDIRFKYESMLTALALDPANPMKSYGQLDVEMISQKMVTQLETLTKENQEMSKLLNFEVSKSKNIELNLVRKENDELRKRLNQLEREAKAST, from the coding sequence ATGAATACccatttctttcaaaacaATCAACAGCAAAGTGGAGCGTTCCAGACTATACCTTCCTCCCAAACAACaggaatttcaaatttcaacaaaaatGTACCAATGAACATGTACCAATATCAGCATAACCAAGTTAATCCAGATGCCATTCTTGGAGATATATCCTTCAATTCGAACGCTCGAGGAAGTAAAAATGATGTCTTATCTATAAAAGAGACTCAGCTATCATCCTTGCAGATCGAGATGGATCATTTGAAAAGCATATTAAAAGAGCGAGTACAAGAACAACAGAAGAGTGTTGACGATCCTAACTCCCATGAGCTTCTGAATGTAACAAATCATGAACTATTATTTACAAGACTGAACTCATTATTACAAGataaagaaagagaaattaAGGATATACGATTCAAATACGAAAGTATGTTGACAGCTCTGGCTTTAGACCCGGCCAATCCTATGAAATCATATGGTCAACTAGATGTCGAGATGATTTCTCAAAAGATGGTTACTCAATTAGAAACATTAACGaaagaaaatcaagaaatgtcgaagttattgaattttgaagtCTCCAAATCCAAAAACATTGAGTTAAACCTAGTtaggaaagaaaatgacGAACTACGGAAGAGACTTAATCAATTAGAAAGAGAGGCCAAAGCATCAACGTAA